In the genome of Paenibacillus pabuli, one region contains:
- a CDS encoding gamma carbonic anhydrase family protein, which translates to MIIPYKGIQPQLHPSVYMAEGAKLIGDLTMGEESTIWFNAVLRADLAPIVIGRRCNIQDNVVGHVNTDQPLILDDDVSVGHSAIIHGCRIGKGSLIGMGAILLNGAEIGEYALIGAGSVVTENSKIPPYTLALGTPAKVIRELTDADLERMSRTTLGYVAKGKEYRSS; encoded by the coding sequence ATGATAATTCCATACAAAGGTATTCAACCACAGTTACACCCTTCGGTATATATGGCCGAAGGTGCCAAGCTTATAGGTGATCTGACAATGGGTGAGGAATCTACGATTTGGTTTAATGCCGTATTACGAGCCGATTTGGCACCCATTGTGATTGGACGGCGCTGTAATATACAGGATAACGTGGTTGGACACGTCAACACGGATCAACCTTTGATATTGGATGACGATGTGTCTGTAGGACATTCTGCGATTATCCATGGATGTCGTATTGGAAAAGGTTCGCTAATTGGTATGGGCGCTATCCTTCTCAATGGAGCCGAAATTGGTGAATATGCGCTGATCGGGGCCGGTTCTGTTGTAACTGAAAATAGTAAAATTCCGCCCTATACCCTTGCTTTGGGTACACCAGCCAAAGTGATACGTGAGTTGACTGATGCAGATCTTGAGCGGATGTCGAGGACTACACTAGGTTATGTTGCCAAAGGAAAGGAGTATAGGAGCTCTTAA
- a CDS encoding tetratricopeptide repeat protein, giving the protein MMTPEEYMQHAYRCILQNDFEQAIRWFESAIIAHPEQAELYYRCSITHARSQHLGPALEYARKAVELSQGIEEYVLHLQTLEAKQLSIQAKSLLEQVGNETHERYVEAAGLLKQAVKLDPLYVEAHLMLALAYIDLNEFDLAARSVHDALLLDPQNEQLHLLLQEIKQRMKSIQ; this is encoded by the coding sequence ATGATGACACCGGAAGAGTATATGCAGCATGCTTACCGCTGTATTTTGCAAAATGATTTTGAGCAGGCAATTCGTTGGTTTGAATCTGCCATTATTGCTCACCCGGAACAGGCGGAGCTTTATTATCGTTGTTCCATTACACATGCCCGCAGTCAACACTTGGGTCCAGCGCTTGAGTATGCGCGCAAGGCTGTTGAGCTTTCACAGGGGATCGAGGAGTATGTTTTGCATTTGCAGACCCTGGAAGCCAAACAGTTAAGTATTCAGGCCAAGTCGCTGCTTGAACAAGTCGGGAATGAAACGCATGAACGGTATGTGGAGGCAGCCGGTCTACTGAAACAGGCAGTTAAACTTGACCCGTTATATGTGGAAGCGCATCTTATGCTTGCTCTTGCGTACATCGACCTAAATGAGTTCGATCTTGCAGCCCGGTCCGTTCATGACGCATTGTTGCTGGACCCGCAGAATGAGCAACTGCATCTATTGTTACAGGAGATTAAGCAGCGTATGAAATCCATTCAATAA
- a CDS encoding RNA polymerase sigma factor, producing MTDSQLIREIKEGNLELYSELMSRYQRKILAFVYHMLKSSNMELLAEDLCSETFYKAFRSLHSFREVDASFSTWLYTIARNTVLSELRKQRSGSVPLEESGIVPIAPSENAPEYAVLRSERVMLVRDAINNLPEKQRSAIILREYDQLDYQEIANILGQSVSSVKSLLFRARSSVKTQLEPYFFEPVYEPYEGMKNR from the coding sequence ATGACGGATTCCCAGTTGATTCGAGAGATCAAGGAAGGTAACCTGGAGTTATATTCCGAGCTGATGAGTCGTTATCAGCGTAAAATACTGGCTTTCGTATATCATATGTTGAAAAGTTCCAATATGGAGCTGCTTGCGGAAGATCTCTGTTCTGAGACTTTCTATAAGGCGTTCCGCAGTCTGCACTCATTCCGAGAGGTGGATGCCTCATTCTCAACCTGGTTATATACCATTGCGAGAAATACGGTGCTGAGTGAGCTTCGCAAACAGCGTAGTGGGAGCGTTCCACTTGAAGAGAGCGGTATTGTACCCATTGCTCCTTCTGAGAATGCGCCAGAGTATGCTGTATTGCGCAGTGAGCGGGTGATGCTGGTTAGGGATGCAATTAATAATTTACCGGAGAAGCAGCGTTCTGCCATTATACTCCGTGAGTATGATCAACTAGACTACCAGGAGATAGCAAATATTCTTGGGCAGAGCGTCAGTTCTGTGAAATCGTTATTGTTCAGAGCAAGGTCAAGCGTAAAAACTCAATTGGAACCTTATTTCTTCGAACCGGTCTACGAGCCATATGAAGGGATGAAGAACCGATGA
- a CDS encoding YitT family protein, with protein sequence MSTSKTWVQFKLILPILLGTALYAFGLLYFIIPNQLMEGGVTGITVLLNYAFNISPSLTTLVVNIPLFLVGLKILGGRQMIYTGVGIGALTLFLWLFEKMIHLGWIEPLHTENDLLLAALYAGVTLGAGLGIVFRWGGTTGGSDIIARILNRKYGWSMGRVLLGIDFIIIGISLVYIPKEKILYTLVAVFIASKVIDFIQEGAYSARAFMIISDHAPEIADLITRDMDRGVTLIPAIGAYSKQAKHVAYCVISRQEFRRLQTIVRSVDPRAFVIISDVHDVHGEGFKES encoded by the coding sequence ATGAGCACATCCAAAACCTGGGTTCAATTCAAATTGATTCTCCCCATCCTATTGGGCACGGCATTATATGCCTTTGGACTTCTGTACTTCATTATCCCCAATCAGCTCATGGAAGGTGGCGTAACCGGGATTACAGTCCTGTTGAATTATGCCTTCAACATCTCTCCTTCGCTTACAACCTTGGTTGTTAACATTCCGCTTTTTCTGGTAGGGCTCAAGATTTTGGGCGGCAGACAGATGATTTATACAGGCGTTGGTATTGGAGCACTTACTCTGTTCCTCTGGTTATTTGAAAAAATGATTCATCTCGGCTGGATTGAACCGCTGCATACCGAGAATGACCTTTTACTTGCTGCACTTTACGCCGGTGTTACACTGGGGGCAGGACTTGGAATTGTATTTCGCTGGGGTGGAACGACAGGTGGCTCTGACATCATTGCCCGCATTCTTAATCGAAAATATGGCTGGAGCATGGGACGTGTACTCTTAGGTATCGATTTCATCATTATCGGTATTTCCCTCGTCTACATTCCCAAAGAAAAAATACTGTATACCCTTGTAGCTGTATTCATAGCCTCGAAAGTGATTGACTTCATTCAGGAAGGAGCCTATTCGGCCCGCGCATTTATGATCATCAGTGATCATGCACCCGAAATCGCAGATTTAATTACCCGTGATATGGACCGCGGTGTAACGCTCATTCCCGCCATTGGTGCATATTCGAAGCAAGCCAAACACGTTGCTTACTGTGTCATCTCCAGGCAGGAATTCAGACGTTTGCAGACCATTGTGCGTTCGGTTGACCCTAGAGCATTTGTTATTATTAGCGATGTCCATGATGTACATGGAGAAGGGTTCAAGGAAAGCTGA
- a CDS encoding DUF1405 domain-containing protein yields MALSYFWSREFLTNRYFLWLLFWCNALGTVYGYIWYGDQLEYTLAQQPMWQIVFVPDSPTASLFFTLSLLWILYKPKSMLMDRIGHVIQALAVVTSVKYGVWAVSIIFAGWMQGGAQNWQDWMLIASHSAMAIEALLYVRFFGFRWGALVIAALWTLLNDTMDYTYDIFPWLPASLMDHLDGVRNFTVGLTLVSILCAWLALRQAKRT; encoded by the coding sequence GTGGCTTTATCGTACTTTTGGAGCCGGGAATTTCTAACAAACCGTTATTTCCTGTGGCTTCTTTTTTGGTGTAACGCATTAGGAACAGTATATGGATACATATGGTATGGGGATCAATTGGAGTATACGCTGGCACAGCAACCAATGTGGCAAATTGTGTTTGTGCCAGACAGTCCAACAGCAAGCCTGTTTTTTACACTTTCCTTGTTGTGGATTTTGTACAAGCCCAAATCGATGCTTATGGATCGGATTGGACATGTCATACAGGCGCTTGCTGTGGTTACTTCGGTAAAATACGGCGTTTGGGCAGTTTCTATCATTTTTGCAGGCTGGATGCAGGGAGGCGCACAGAACTGGCAGGATTGGATGTTAATTGCGTCGCATAGCGCCATGGCTATTGAGGCTCTGCTGTATGTGAGGTTCTTTGGATTCCGTTGGGGTGCCTTGGTGATCGCTGCCTTGTGGACACTACTAAACGATACAATGGACTATACCTATGACATCTTCCCTTGGCTGCCTGCATCGCTGATGGACCATCTGGATGGTGTACGCAATTTCACTGTTGGACTGACGCTAGTGAGTATTCTCTGTGCGTGGCTTGCCTTGAGGCAGGCCAAACGGACCTGA
- a CDS encoding nucleotide pyrophosphohydrolase, with product MEKSIAEMQREVDLYISQFKEGYFSPLAMLARMSEEVGELAREVNHEFGEKPKKSSEADNSIELELGDILFITICFANSLGIDLAEAHDKVMHKFNTRDANRWTPKNTD from the coding sequence ATGGAGAAAAGCATTGCAGAAATGCAGCGTGAAGTTGATCTGTATATTTCTCAGTTCAAAGAAGGATACTTCAGCCCGCTGGCCATGCTCGCCCGTATGTCTGAAGAAGTGGGGGAGCTTGCAAGGGAAGTGAATCACGAATTCGGTGAAAAACCGAAAAAATCTTCCGAAGCAGACAATTCCATTGAGCTTGAGCTTGGGGATATTTTATTTATCACGATTTGTTTTGCTAACTCTCTCGGGATCGATCTGGCAGAGGCGCACGACAAAGTCATGCATAAATTTAACACACGCGATGCAAATCGGTGGACGCCAAAAAACACCGATTAG
- a CDS encoding menaquinol-cytochrome c reductase cytochrome b/c subunit, producing MAHGHKSDDQEKIIFVGDSRVRKGAGFITPPDYTAYPGKSEAFIPNFLLKEWMVGVVVLVGILVLTISEPAPLGYPANPSASVIPMPDWYFLFLYQYLKYPYASGDYVLLGVLGVSGVAFGALLLAPFLDTGKERRFYKRPIASSLMILSVMSVFYLTNVAWTHYEHELEASGQKPEHIQREEEAREKHAQGLPTSNAPGQKEEVAIVEKDDPAMETFKKAGCIGCHAADMKGAGGPSLRGVGDKHSQEEILTIIKEGYNSMPAQYDNAIAQGLTDDDINHLAEWLAKQKAEQ from the coding sequence ATGGCTCACGGACACAAGTCAGATGACCAGGAAAAGATTATCTTCGTTGGGGACTCACGCGTCCGTAAAGGAGCGGGGTTTATAACTCCACCGGATTACACGGCGTATCCCGGCAAATCAGAGGCTTTTATTCCTAACTTCTTGCTGAAGGAATGGATGGTTGGTGTCGTTGTACTGGTTGGTATTCTGGTATTAACGATTTCGGAACCTGCACCATTGGGCTATCCGGCCAATCCAAGTGCATCGGTTATCCCGATGCCGGACTGGTACTTCCTTTTTCTGTATCAGTATTTGAAATACCCATATGCCTCAGGTGATTATGTCCTGCTCGGGGTACTTGGAGTCAGCGGAGTTGCTTTCGGCGCTTTGTTACTTGCCCCTTTCCTGGATACAGGCAAGGAGCGGCGTTTTTACAAACGTCCGATTGCCTCTTCGCTTATGATTCTATCGGTGATGTCCGTTTTCTACCTGACGAATGTTGCGTGGACACACTACGAGCATGAGTTGGAAGCAAGCGGCCAGAAGCCGGAACATATTCAGCGTGAAGAAGAAGCGCGTGAGAAACACGCGCAGGGACTTCCTACCTCCAATGCGCCAGGTCAAAAAGAAGAAGTGGCGATCGTTGAGAAGGATGACCCTGCAATGGAAACCTTCAAAAAGGCCGGTTGTATCGGATGTCATGCCGCTGATATGAAGGGAGCGGGTGGACCTTCGCTTCGGGGTGTGGGCGACAAACACAGCCAGGAAGAGATCCTGACGATTATCAAAGAAGGATATAACAGCATGCCTGCTCAGTATGACAACGCCATAGCTCAAGGGCTGACAGATGATGATATCAATCACTTGGCGGAATGGCTTGCGAAACAAAAGGCAGAACAGTAA
- a CDS encoding anti-sigma factor family protein yields the protein MNCNEAQELFALVWDLPEAHPQRIAFHAHLADCEDCSQQFEVWEEAQILLHSIPVPVTEQQAERVNRNVMDRIYAESPWLLPEEAKVNRFSAVIRKHMSLWIAAFLAIFLCSFLYMAMFKPDVTEAEQTSVVSTGILETGVAGSEPTSSGLYKYNMTGADRGSIIEPFVVSMGPAYPQYWMALSLLAIGMALFSLGRMHRSTNKRKQGARA from the coding sequence ATGAATTGCAATGAAGCCCAGGAATTGTTTGCACTGGTCTGGGACTTGCCGGAAGCTCATCCTCAGCGGATTGCATTTCATGCTCATCTCGCTGATTGTGAAGATTGCTCGCAGCAATTTGAGGTTTGGGAAGAAGCTCAAATTCTGCTGCACAGCATACCGGTTCCAGTGACAGAACAGCAGGCAGAGAGAGTGAACCGTAATGTTATGGACCGGATCTACGCGGAGTCTCCATGGCTATTGCCGGAAGAGGCAAAGGTTAATCGTTTCTCTGCTGTGATTCGCAAGCATATGTCTTTGTGGATTGCTGCGTTCCTGGCAATTTTCTTATGCAGCTTTTTGTACATGGCGATGTTTAAGCCAGATGTAACAGAAGCTGAGCAGACCAGCGTGGTCTCTACAGGTATTTTGGAGACAGGGGTAGCGGGCAGTGAGCCTACTTCTTCCGGATTGTACAAGTACAACATGACGGGAGCAGACAGAGGGAGCATTATTGAGCCCTTCGTTGTGAGCATGGGCCCGGCGTATCCTCAGTACTGGATGGCGTTGTCGTTGCTTGCAATTGGTATGGCTTTGTTCTCTCTTGGGCGTATGCATCGTTCAACGAACAAACGTAAACAAGGTGCGCGTGCTTAA
- a CDS encoding sporulation protein YpjB: protein MKRTFRIKTGFMVVSFMTLLFWTNLSYSVSAESTGANGNTDQQVSVQNSIEQLNEEAALLYRHALDNDIEEVRGSILRISKGLEHISFAGQTTVEGIHALSETIVEVKEAAVRVKNDDASLQQASAKLRLAADSLANPAKPLWLQYYKIVKNDIDALSTAADQQLSTAIIASRYALLEEHYETIRPAAMIRREPYEIAQLDAWLSHTKGLSEAKRTDIVQLKSMLTHGEELVNQLFGREKDESAFVPFVQGPNRRAAGMLITSIIIAALSYAGYRKYRAQQQGIFPFRR, encoded by the coding sequence ATGAAGAGAACGTTCAGGATCAAAACTGGATTTATGGTGGTGTCGTTCATGACTCTGCTGTTCTGGACGAACTTGTCATACAGCGTATCAGCGGAAAGTACAGGTGCGAACGGAAATACAGATCAGCAAGTCTCTGTCCAGAATTCAATAGAGCAATTAAATGAAGAAGCGGCCCTGCTGTACCGTCACGCCTTGGACAATGATATCGAAGAGGTTAGAGGCAGTATTTTGCGAATCAGTAAAGGGCTGGAGCATATCTCCTTTGCGGGTCAGACGACAGTAGAAGGCATTCATGCCCTATCTGAGACTATTGTTGAAGTGAAAGAAGCTGCAGTCAGGGTAAAAAATGATGATGCTTCCCTCCAGCAGGCCTCGGCCAAACTTCGACTTGCGGCAGACAGTCTCGCCAACCCGGCCAAACCTTTATGGCTCCAATATTATAAAATCGTAAAAAATGATATCGATGCGCTGTCAACCGCAGCAGATCAGCAGTTAAGTACGGCGATCATAGCAAGCCGCTACGCCTTGCTGGAGGAGCATTATGAGACCATTCGGCCTGCGGCGATGATCCGCCGTGAACCTTACGAGATCGCCCAGCTCGACGCCTGGTTGTCTCATACCAAAGGTCTGAGTGAGGCCAAGCGAACTGACATTGTCCAATTGAAGAGTATGTTAACCCATGGTGAAGAGTTGGTGAACCAGTTGTTTGGTCGGGAAAAGGACGAAAGTGCCTTCGTACCATTTGTTCAGGGGCCTAATCGCAGGGCAGCTGGAATGCTTATTACTTCCATAATCATAGCAGCGCTAAGTTATGCAGGTTACCGTAAATATCGGGCACAGCAGCAAGGCATTTTTCCTTTTCGGCGTTAA
- the qcrB gene encoding menaquinol-cytochrome c reductase cytochrome b subunit — protein sequence MFKNVYDWIDERLDITPIWRDVADHEVPEHVNPAHHFSAFVYCFGGLTFFITVIQILSGMFLTMYYVPDIINAYASVEYLQTKVAFGQIVRGMHHWGASLVIVMMFLHTMRVFFTGSYKAPREMNWVVGMLIFFVMLGLGLTGYLLPWDNKAYFATKVTLEIANTVPWLGPIIKEFLQGGTIVGAQTLTRFFALHVFFLPAVLLVLLVGHFIMIRRQGISGPL from the coding sequence ATGTTTAAAAATGTCTATGACTGGATTGACGAGCGTCTAGATATCACGCCAATTTGGAGGGACGTTGCGGATCATGAAGTTCCAGAGCACGTAAACCCGGCTCATCACTTTTCCGCATTCGTGTACTGCTTTGGTGGATTGACGTTCTTTATTACTGTTATTCAGATTTTGTCAGGGATGTTCCTGACCATGTATTATGTGCCTGATATTATTAATGCTTACGCCAGTGTCGAGTATTTGCAGACCAAAGTAGCCTTCGGCCAAATTGTACGCGGGATGCACCATTGGGGAGCCAGTTTGGTTATCGTTATGATGTTCTTACATACGATGCGTGTATTCTTTACCGGCTCTTACAAAGCACCACGCGAGATGAACTGGGTTGTCGGCATGCTGATCTTTTTTGTCATGCTGGGTCTCGGGCTTACCGGGTACCTGTTGCCATGGGATAACAAAGCGTACTTTGCAACCAAGGTTACTCTGGAGATTGCGAATACGGTTCCTTGGCTGGGACCGATCATTAAGGAATTCCTGCAAGGCGGAACTATTGTAGGTGCACAGACGTTAACACGGTTCTTTGCCCTGCACGTCTTCTTCCTTCCGGCTGTGCTTCTGGTGCTTCTGGTCGGTCACTTTATTATGATCCGCAGACAGGGCATTTCGGGACCACTATAA
- a CDS encoding ubiquinol-cytochrome c reductase iron-sulfur subunit yields MSSEHDQHEASMKLPSRMEMSRRQFLTYTLGGATAYMAAGAILPMVRFAVDPILQHKGEGTSVKVAEISKITNEPQEFTFELKQQDGWYLSNASLIAWIRKDEQGKIYALSPICKHLGCTVGWNSDKQYPDEYHCPCHGAHYDKEGKNLAVAPKPLDEYVVKEDQGWVYLGDIVPNTRVK; encoded by the coding sequence ATGAGCAGTGAGCATGACCAGCACGAAGCTTCGATGAAATTGCCAAGCCGCATGGAAATGTCACGCAGGCAGTTTTTGACGTACACGCTTGGTGGAGCTACAGCCTACATGGCCGCCGGTGCAATACTCCCTATGGTCCGTTTTGCGGTGGACCCAATTTTGCAGCACAAGGGAGAAGGCACCTCTGTCAAAGTAGCGGAAATCAGCAAAATTACGAATGAACCTCAAGAATTTACGTTTGAATTGAAACAGCAAGACGGATGGTATTTAAGCAATGCTTCGTTAATCGCCTGGATCAGGAAAGATGAGCAAGGCAAAATCTATGCGCTTTCACCCATTTGTAAACATTTGGGCTGCACCGTAGGTTGGAACAGTGATAAGCAGTATCCCGATGAATATCATTGTCCGTGCCATGGCGCGCATTATGACAAAGAAGGTAAGAATCTTGCCGTAGCCCCGAAGCCGCTTGATGAGTATGTGGTTAAGGAAGATCAGGGTTGGGTTTATCTGGGCGACATTGTTCCGAACACCCGAGTCAAATAG
- a CDS encoding DUF2487 family protein: MKFSEMTHDSWAELQLYLDTCLIPYTALTGKQSPVEATEALERLRDFLDMVEIPFKGRIMTYPAFHYACPDMSMALNTLSAQLKSSGFKYVVVMSADGALEQTQITSADLVLNRSVLIQEVGEERISRLVGEKIRELWKR, encoded by the coding sequence TTGAAATTCAGTGAGATGACTCATGACAGCTGGGCGGAACTGCAACTCTATCTGGATACATGCCTTATTCCATACACAGCCCTGACAGGCAAGCAGTCCCCGGTTGAAGCAACCGAGGCATTGGAGCGGCTTAGAGATTTTTTGGATATGGTAGAGATTCCTTTTAAAGGACGTATCATGACTTACCCTGCATTCCATTATGCATGTCCGGATATGTCAATGGCATTAAATACCTTATCTGCACAGCTCAAATCTTCAGGTTTCAAATATGTGGTTGTAATGTCAGCGGATGGTGCATTGGAACAGACCCAAATTACTTCTGCGGATTTAGTATTAAATCGTTCAGTTTTAATTCAAGAGGTGGGAGAAGAGAGGATTTCGCGTTTGGTCGGGGAAAAAATCCGTGAGTTATGGAAAAGATGA
- a CDS encoding IDEAL domain-containing protein, which translates to MDKMKVTYEVMLGLAAEMVWDDALRKQRSEKLYMEIDKALATGDEVAFRNLTDELKAIN; encoded by the coding sequence TTGGATAAAATGAAAGTTACGTATGAAGTCATGTTGGGGCTGGCTGCTGAAATGGTGTGGGACGACGCGCTTCGTAAACAGCGCAGCGAGAAGCTGTATATGGAAATCGATAAGGCATTAGCTACCGGAGACGAAGTAGCTTTCCGGAATCTGACGGATGAACTGAAGGCCATAAACTGA
- a CDS encoding histidine phosphatase family protein codes for MRIGLIRHGLTDWNAAGRIQGQTDIPLNAEGREQAERLGRRLLTEEYHWDHIITSGLSRAQETGEIISGLLNVPLLEPDARLKERAFGQIEGLTSEERVARWGASWETLDLGQEQIADIQTRALGFLEDLWEAHQDQNVLIVSHGAFLANLLSALYKDRYTERIGNLSLTILEKERDDWSPLLYNCTRHLSLDLAKQPE; via the coding sequence ATGCGGATCGGGCTTATTCGTCACGGTCTAACCGACTGGAATGCGGCAGGACGTATTCAGGGACAAACAGACATACCTCTGAATGCAGAAGGTCGTGAGCAAGCTGAGCGTCTGGGTAGACGTTTGCTTACCGAGGAGTACCACTGGGACCACATCATTACTAGCGGGCTGTCCAGGGCTCAGGAGACAGGAGAGATTATCTCCGGGCTTTTAAATGTCCCTTTACTGGAGCCAGATGCACGCTTGAAGGAGCGTGCTTTTGGTCAGATTGAAGGTCTGACGTCCGAAGAGCGTGTGGCTCGGTGGGGCGCTTCCTGGGAGACGCTGGATTTGGGCCAGGAACAGATTGCGGATATTCAGACACGTGCATTGGGCTTTCTGGAGGATTTATGGGAGGCTCATCAGGACCAAAATGTGCTGATTGTCTCCCATGGCGCTTTTTTAGCCAATCTGCTATCAGCTTTGTACAAAGACCGCTATACGGAACGAATTGGAAACCTGTCGCTTACGATCCTGGAGAAGGAACGTGACGATTGGAGCCCATTGCTTTATAACTGTACACGACACCTTTCATTGGATCTGGCCAAACAACCTGAGTGA
- a CDS encoding prephenate dehydrogenase yields MKLKIAMIGVGLIGGSLALCFKGKPGVTVMGYAHLPELKDKYIASGVVDDATLSLDEAVQDADFIFLCVPVGLLESYFEQLAKLPLKKGCIITDVGSTKASIAACAEHVRMSDAYFIGGHPMAGSERAGVDAASAVLFENAYYVLTPSEYVPEEAYDRLSDLLAYTRAQIVRVEPLLHDDIVGAISHLPHVIAVALVNQVREYNNSNPLYKMLAAGGFRDITRIASSDAIVWRDILLSNREVLLGLLKDWNGQMQAFTEMLEQQNGEGIEEAFRQAREFRSVLPERRKGMISSLFDLYTDVQDAPGMIGKIATELGANDINLSNMEIIENRVDVPGIMRLSFRQEEEMERAKTLLDSLGYQVWV; encoded by the coding sequence ATGAAACTAAAAATTGCAATGATCGGTGTCGGGCTCATCGGCGGTTCACTGGCGCTTTGCTTCAAAGGCAAGCCTGGTGTAACGGTGATGGGCTATGCCCATCTGCCCGAACTGAAGGACAAGTACATAGCCAGTGGTGTAGTGGATGACGCTACGCTCTCTCTGGATGAAGCGGTGCAAGATGCCGACTTTATTTTTTTGTGCGTACCTGTTGGGCTGCTTGAATCCTATTTTGAACAATTGGCCAAGCTCCCCCTGAAAAAGGGATGTATCATTACGGATGTAGGAAGCACAAAAGCGTCCATCGCAGCTTGTGCTGAGCATGTCCGCATGAGTGATGCATACTTTATCGGCGGTCATCCGATGGCCGGATCGGAGCGTGCAGGTGTGGATGCAGCCTCGGCTGTGTTATTCGAGAATGCATACTATGTCTTGACCCCTTCAGAATATGTGCCTGAGGAGGCGTATGACAGGTTATCTGACCTTCTTGCATACACACGTGCCCAGATTGTCCGCGTAGAACCGCTACTGCACGATGACATTGTAGGGGCAATTAGTCATTTGCCACATGTTATTGCAGTTGCGCTGGTGAACCAGGTGCGCGAATATAATAATTCAAATCCATTGTACAAAATGCTGGCAGCGGGCGGATTCCGGGATATTACCCGGATTGCCTCCAGTGATGCCATTGTATGGAGAGATATCCTGTTGAGCAACCGTGAGGTGCTGCTGGGACTGTTGAAGGACTGGAACGGGCAGATGCAGGCTTTCACCGAAATGCTGGAGCAACAAAATGGTGAGGGCATTGAGGAGGCATTCCGTCAGGCACGCGAGTTCCGCAGTGTGCTGCCAGAACGACGCAAAGGCATGATCTCGTCGTTGTTTGATCTGTATACAGATGTGCAGGATGCTCCGGGGATGATCGGCAAGATTGCCACTGAACTTGGGGCGAATGATATTAACTTAAGTAACATGGAGATTATTGAGAACCGGGTCGATGTACCGGGCATTATGCGTCTGTCGTTCCGGCAGGAAGAGGAAATGGAACGTGCCAAAACGCTGCTGGATTCCCTAGGGTATCAAGTGTGGGTTTAG